The following are encoded together in the Pedobacter sp. D749 genome:
- a CDS encoding alpha-glucuronidase: MKAHINKLIIIALLVLGGSTLLKAEDGQALWLRGNSNIKVTVSGPGHSPVVDVAIAELKRGWRGKPDMVLNLRISDNPAIKGDGFQLEESAISARTELGLLYGAYELLRSQYLGVTNRRFVSNPSYSRRILNHWDNLDGSIERGYAGRSIFWGEKENGLSITEQDKEKWTAYARANASIGINGSVLNNVNASAKILSKPYLEKVRAIAERLRPYGIKTYLSVNFSSPVLIGKLKKADPLDPQVQQWWKDKVKEIYALIPDFGGFLVKANSEGQPGPQDYGRTHVDGANMMADALEPFGGIVMWRAFVYNPSPEDRTKQAYKEFLPLDGAFRKNVILQVKNGPLDFQPREPFSPLFGGMTKTPVMPEFQITQEYLGGSKQLVFLSTLWEECLNSDTYQYGKGSTVAACTDGSLSKTDFTAIAGVANIGNDVNWTGHTFAQANWYAFGRLAWNNKLESKVIAAEWIKQTFLDSKEKKTDAKFAKTVQGMMMESRDAAVDYMMPLGLHHIFAEGHHYGPAPWFSNDKIRADWTSVYYHKADEQGIGFDRTRNGSDAVDQYHEPLSSTFNNLSSCPEMYLLWFHHVPWSYRLKSGNDLWTELCIRYDRGVNKVRSFQKDWDRMDGAIDKERFQEVQSKLRTQSRDAQIWKDACLLYFQQFSKREIPFDIERPVHDLQSLKELTKSRDYN; encoded by the coding sequence ATGAAAGCACATATAAATAAATTGATTATCATCGCATTGTTGGTATTAGGTGGTTCAACGCTATTGAAAGCAGAGGATGGCCAGGCCCTGTGGCTGAGAGGCAATTCCAATATTAAAGTCACCGTTTCCGGCCCTGGTCACTCGCCTGTGGTAGATGTCGCCATAGCTGAGCTTAAAAGAGGCTGGCGCGGAAAACCGGATATGGTTCTAAACCTCAGGATTAGCGACAATCCGGCAATTAAAGGTGATGGATTTCAGCTGGAAGAATCTGCAATAAGTGCCAGGACAGAACTGGGTTTATTGTACGGCGCTTACGAGCTGCTCAGAAGTCAATATCTTGGCGTTACTAACCGAAGGTTCGTTTCAAACCCTTCCTACTCCAGAAGAATCCTGAACCATTGGGATAACCTTGACGGCAGCATCGAAAGAGGTTATGCTGGTCGTTCAATATTCTGGGGAGAAAAAGAAAATGGATTGAGTATTACAGAACAGGATAAAGAAAAATGGACAGCTTACGCAAGGGCAAATGCATCTATCGGCATTAATGGTTCGGTTTTAAACAATGTCAATGCTTCTGCCAAAATCCTCTCTAAACCTTATTTAGAGAAAGTACGTGCGATTGCTGAGCGTTTACGCCCTTACGGGATAAAAACTTATTTATCAGTCAATTTTTCTTCGCCTGTGCTTATAGGCAAATTAAAAAAAGCAGATCCGTTAGATCCTCAGGTTCAACAATGGTGGAAAGATAAAGTAAAGGAAATTTACGCCCTCATACCTGATTTTGGAGGATTTCTGGTGAAGGCAAACAGTGAAGGACAACCAGGACCACAGGATTATGGCAGAACCCATGTAGATGGTGCCAATATGATGGCAGATGCGCTGGAACCCTTCGGAGGGATTGTGATGTGGCGTGCCTTTGTTTACAATCCATCTCCCGAGGACAGAACCAAACAAGCTTATAAAGAATTTTTACCGCTGGATGGAGCGTTCAGGAAGAATGTAATTTTACAGGTAAAAAATGGCCCACTCGATTTCCAGCCAAGGGAACCTTTCAGTCCCTTATTTGGAGGAATGACAAAAACGCCCGTTATGCCTGAATTTCAAATTACCCAAGAGTACCTGGGTGGCTCGAAGCAACTTGTTTTCCTTTCTACATTATGGGAAGAGTGTTTAAATAGTGATACCTATCAATATGGGAAGGGCAGCACTGTTGCCGCCTGCACCGATGGCTCACTAAGCAAAACTGATTTTACCGCCATTGCTGGAGTGGCTAACATTGGTAATGATGTAAACTGGACCGGACACACCTTTGCGCAAGCCAACTGGTACGCATTTGGGAGACTGGCATGGAATAATAAACTTGAAAGCAAAGTAATTGCTGCAGAATGGATTAAACAAACCTTTCTTGATTCAAAAGAAAAAAAGACCGACGCTAAATTTGCTAAAACTGTTCAGGGGATGATGATGGAAAGCAGAGATGCAGCCGTTGATTATATGATGCCACTGGGTTTACACCATATTTTTGCGGAAGGTCACCATTACGGACCCGCGCCATGGTTTTCTAATGATAAAATCCGTGCGGACTGGACTTCAGTATATTACCATAAAGCGGACGAGCAGGGAATTGGTTTTGACAGAACCCGTAACGGAAGTGATGCGGTTGACCAATACCATGAGCCATTGAGTTCAACCTTTAATAACCTCTCCAGCTGCCCGGAAATGTATCTGCTCTGGTTTCACCACGTGCCATGGTCTTACCGATTAAAAAGTGGAAATGATTTATGGACTGAGCTCTGTATTCGTTATGACCGGGGTGTTAATAAGGTAAGGTCTTTTCAAAAAGACTGGGATAGAATGGACGGTGCAATAGACAAGGAACGGTTTCAGGAAGTACAGTCGAAACTTAGAACCCAGTCGAGAGATGCACAAATATGGAAAGATGCCTGTCTGCTGTACTTTCAGCAGTTTAGTAAAAGGGAGATTCCATTTGACATTGAGCGCCCTGTACATGATCTTCAATCGCTGAAGGAATTAACTAAAAGCAGGGATTACAATTAG